Proteins co-encoded in one Flavobacterium fluviale genomic window:
- a CDS encoding RrF2 family transcriptional regulator: MISGKFAITIHILTLLHKFPNDYLSSEFIAGSINLNPVLVRKEIANLKAHHIVESKEGKNGGTKLAVNAAELTLKQIFEMTFETIGLGFAKNQPNPDCPVGKNINQHLENLYSEMNQKVSAQLEGISLEDFSNQF, translated from the coding sequence ATGATTTCAGGTAAATTCGCCATAACGATTCACATTCTTACTTTGCTCCATAAATTCCCAAATGATTATTTGTCATCTGAGTTTATTGCGGGAAGTATTAATTTAAATCCTGTTTTGGTGCGAAAAGAAATTGCCAATTTAAAAGCCCATCATATTGTAGAAAGTAAAGAAGGAAAAAATGGCGGTACAAAATTGGCAGTTAATGCTGCTGAACTGACTTTAAAACAAATATTCGAAATGACATTTGAAACTATTGGTTTAGGTTTTGCTAAAAATCAGCCGAATCCTGATTGTCCGGTTGGAAAAAACATCAATCAGCATTTGGAGAATTTATACAGCGAAATGAATCAGAAAGTAAGCGCACAGCTGGAGGGGATTTCATTGGAAGATTTTTCGAATCAATTTTAA
- a CDS encoding NAD(P)-dependent oxidoreductase gives MKIAIIGATGFVGSAILNELADRKHEITAIARTPKDTANATWIAADIFNVDALAEILKGHDTIINAYNPGWTNPNIYDDFLAGSKAIQEAVKKSGVKRFITIGGAGSLFVAPDLQAVDTPNFPKEIFPGANAARHYLDIIKQEKDLDWAFFSPAFEMHAGITTGRTGKYRLGLENPVFNDEQRSILSVEDLAVVIADETENSKHHQVRFTAGY, from the coding sequence ATGAAAATCGCAATTATCGGAGCAACAGGATTTGTTGGCTCAGCAATTTTAAACGAATTAGCAGATAGAAAACACGAAATTACTGCAATTGCAAGAACTCCAAAAGATACTGCAAACGCCACTTGGATTGCTGCAGATATTTTTAATGTTGATGCTTTGGCAGAAATTTTAAAAGGCCACGATACAATTATTAACGCTTACAATCCAGGCTGGACAAACCCAAACATTTACGATGACTTTTTAGCAGGTTCTAAAGCGATTCAAGAAGCCGTTAAAAAATCGGGTGTAAAACGTTTTATCACAATTGGTGGTGCAGGAAGTTTGTTTGTAGCGCCAGATTTACAAGCAGTTGATACACCAAATTTTCCTAAAGAAATTTTCCCTGGTGCAAACGCCGCAAGACATTATTTAGATATTATTAAACAAGAAAAAGATTTAGATTGGGCATTTTTTAGTCCTGCTTTTGAAATGCATGCCGGAATTACAACAGGAAGAACAGGAAAATATCGTTTAGGATTAGAAAATCCAGTATTCAACGATGAACAAAGAAGTATTTTATCTGTAGAAGATTTAGCAGTTGTTATTGCTGACGAAACAGAAAATTCAAAACATCATCAAGTTAGATTTACAGCTGGATATTAA
- the meaB gene encoding methylmalonyl Co-A mutase-associated GTPase MeaB, producing the protein MSSLKKQSSSITEKAGISPPEITNVSAINQIKNKRRQQPSSEELIKGILGGSRTSLSRAITLIESTNPDHFEKASEVVQGSLKHANKSIRIGITGVPGVGKSTFIEAFGKQLTALGKKVAVLAVDPSSSLSHGSILGDKTRMEELVKDENAFIRPSASGETLGGVARKTRETIILCEAAGFDTIIIETVGVGQSETAVHSMVDFFLLLKISGAGDELQGIKRGIMEMADAIVINKADGDNIKKANQAKLEFNRALHLFPPKKSNWQPRVTTCSSLTKDGIPEVWNTISEYFKLTQESGFFQEKRNEQNHFWMMETINEQLKQNFYNQPEIISLLEQNKKAVLNNEISPFAAASELLKLYFNKGAK; encoded by the coding sequence TTGTCAAGTTTAAAGAAACAGTCGAGCAGCATTACTGAAAAAGCTGGAATTTCACCTCCCGAAATCACCAATGTTTCGGCTATCAATCAAATCAAAAACAAACGCAGGCAACAGCCTTCTTCTGAAGAATTAATTAAAGGAATTTTAGGGGGCAGCAGAACTTCTTTAAGCCGTGCCATAACTTTAATTGAAAGCACCAATCCTGATCATTTTGAAAAAGCAAGCGAAGTTGTTCAAGGCTCTTTAAAACATGCAAATAAGTCTATTCGAATTGGAATTACAGGTGTTCCCGGCGTTGGAAAAAGTACTTTTATTGAAGCTTTCGGAAAACAACTTACTGCATTAGGAAAAAAAGTCGCAGTTCTTGCTGTTGATCCCAGCAGTTCGCTTTCGCATGGAAGTATCCTTGGCGATAAAACCCGAATGGAAGAATTGGTTAAAGATGAAAATGCTTTTATCAGACCCAGTGCGTCTGGGGAAACTTTGGGCGGTGTAGCGCGTAAAACAAGAGAAACAATTATTCTTTGTGAAGCTGCAGGTTTTGATACTATTATTATCGAAACGGTTGGCGTTGGCCAAAGTGAAACCGCGGTCCACAGTATGGTTGACTTTTTTCTTTTATTGAAAATATCTGGTGCCGGCGATGAACTTCAAGGCATTAAACGCGGTATTATGGAAATGGCAGATGCAATTGTAATCAATAAAGCGGACGGAGATAATATTAAAAAAGCAAATCAGGCAAAACTTGAATTTAATAGAGCTTTACATTTATTTCCGCCAAAAAAATCAAACTGGCAGCCAAGAGTTACTACTTGCAGCTCCCTGACAAAAGACGGAATTCCTGAAGTTTGGAATACTATTTCTGAATATTTTAAATTGACCCAAGAAAGTGGCTTCTTTCAAGAAAAAAGAAACGAACAAAATCATTTTTGGATGATGGAAACCATCAACGAACAGTTGAAACAAAACTTCTACAATCAGCCAGAAATTATTTCCCTTTTAGAACAAAATAAAAAAGCAGTGCTAAATAATGAAATTTCACCTTTTGCAGCTGCTTCTGAATTATTGAAATTGTATTTTAATAAAGGTGCAAAGTAG
- a CDS encoding LTA synthase family protein: MDLILLCYLSFLPALLITFLPNKWIKFTNKFLVIYSFLFLFFILFVELASPDFIKQYDTRPNKIFLDYLIYPKEVVGMLLKSYLTSIIITFLILGIVIYFAFKKGQKYFHTTSTEYKFKLMVFPLLAFLLFFGARSSLTSKRPINASNAVFSTDQLTNTLGLNSFYTVAFAAYSIKNEGNTKMYGKMDEAEAVARVKKYMIAGPNDFTDAEIPFLHVQQPDSLLKKPYNLVIFLQESLGAEYVGILGGKPLTPEFDKLSKEGTLFTNLYCTGTRSVRGIEAVVTGFLPSPSESVVRLGNSQQGFFTLADALKHKGYDTSFIYGGMANFDNMASFFNGNGFTDIIDQSDFESDGNKYAFKGTWGYSDEDLVTKANQYFKSKGKKPFFSLMFSTSNHEPFEYPSGRIKPYDKKAATVNNAMKYADFSIGKFFELAKKEDYFKNTIFIVIADHNTRTYGKNLVPINKFHIPAFIMGPGVSKGAVYNRLASQIDIPPTLLSYLGITFETPMVGRNLSKLDPKVQGRAIMQFNDINAFRVENQVVIMQPNLKPLQFEVKNDTTLIPVKLNEELAKDALAHVITAGNLYKESRYKLKGK; encoded by the coding sequence ATGGATTTAATTTTACTTTGTTATTTGTCTTTTCTGCCCGCTTTATTGATTACATTTTTGCCCAATAAATGGATTAAATTCACCAATAAGTTTCTTGTAATTTACAGTTTCTTGTTTCTGTTTTTTATCCTTTTTGTAGAATTAGCTTCTCCAGATTTTATAAAGCAGTACGATACAAGACCCAATAAGATTTTCTTAGATTATCTTATTTATCCAAAAGAAGTGGTTGGAATGCTTTTAAAAAGCTACCTGACTTCTATAATTATTACTTTTCTGATTTTAGGAATTGTGATTTATTTTGCTTTCAAAAAAGGTCAGAAATATTTTCACACCACGAGTACGGAGTATAAATTCAAATTGATGGTATTTCCGTTACTTGCTTTCCTATTGTTTTTTGGAGCACGTTCAAGTTTAACTTCAAAACGTCCTATAAATGCCAGTAATGCTGTTTTTTCAACAGATCAGCTGACTAATACTTTAGGGTTGAATTCATTTTATACAGTTGCTTTCGCAGCATATTCTATAAAAAATGAAGGAAACACCAAAATGTATGGTAAAATGGATGAAGCCGAAGCTGTTGCACGTGTAAAAAAATATATGATCGCCGGTCCAAATGATTTTACAGATGCCGAAATTCCATTCCTGCATGTACAACAGCCAGATTCATTGTTGAAAAAACCTTATAATTTGGTCATCTTTTTACAAGAAAGTTTAGGGGCAGAATATGTTGGAATCCTTGGTGGTAAACCATTAACTCCAGAATTTGATAAATTATCAAAAGAAGGAACTTTATTTACCAACTTGTATTGTACAGGAACCAGAAGTGTGCGCGGTATCGAAGCTGTTGTAACGGGATTTTTACCTTCACCCTCAGAAAGTGTTGTTCGATTAGGAAATTCTCAGCAGGGATTTTTCACTCTTGCAGATGCTTTAAAGCACAAAGGTTACGATACGAGTTTCATTTATGGAGGAATGGCAAATTTTGATAATATGGCATCATTCTTTAATGGAAATGGTTTTACTGACATAATTGACCAGTCAGATTTTGAGTCAGATGGAAATAAGTACGCTTTTAAAGGCACTTGGGGTTATTCTGATGAAGATTTGGTGACGAAAGCCAATCAATATTTTAAATCAAAAGGTAAAAAGCCATTTTTCTCATTGATGTTCTCAACTTCAAATCACGAACCATTTGAATATCCTTCGGGAAGAATTAAACCTTACGATAAAAAAGCAGCGACAGTAAATAATGCGATGAAATATGCTGATTTCTCTATTGGAAAATTCTTCGAATTGGCTAAAAAAGAGGATTATTTTAAAAACACCATTTTTATTGTAATTGCAGATCATAATACCAGAACTTATGGTAAGAATTTAGTGCCCATAAATAAATTTCATATTCCAGCCTTTATTATGGGACCAGGGGTTTCAAAAGGAGCTGTTTATAACAGATTAGCAAGTCAAATTGATATTCCGCCAACATTATTAAGTTATTTAGGAATTACGTTTGAAACGCCAATGGTGGGAAGAAATTTAAGCAAACTAGATCCGAAAGTTCAAGGAAGGGCAATTATGCAGTTTAATGATATAAATGCCTTTAGAGTTGAAAATCAGGTTGTGATTATGCAGCCAAATTTAAAACCGTTACAATTTGAAGTTAAAAATGATACTACTTTAATTCCTGTAAAATTAAACGAAGAATTAGCAAAAGATGCTTTGGCACATGTTATCACAGCGGGGAATTTATATAAGGAGAGTAGGTATAAGCTGAAGGGCAAATAA
- a CDS encoding MATE family efflux transporter translates to MNLKQYTREFSYNLRLAYPIILGMVGHTLIGIVDNIMVGKLGSTELAAVSLGNSMIFIAMSLGIGFSTAITPIVAEGDAEKNDDKIRSAFHHGLFLCTILGLFLFGVIMFAKPIMELLEQPADVIVLAKPYLGWVAFSLIPLIMYQGYKQFADGMSMTKYSMYAMVMANVLHVGINYVLIYGIWIFPKMGIIGAALGTVISRIFLVMFMHIMLSRRNDLKRFFKNFSFDEIKKSTIKKIISIGFPSAMQMLFEVVLFTASIWLCGNIGKTSQAANQIALSLASMTFMFAMGLSVTSMIRVSNQRGLMDYKKLIVVARSIFLLAIILETVFAIFFIIFHDYLPYIFLNMENTGQILDNEEVISIASKLLLIAAVFQISDGIQVVVLGALRGLQDVKIPMYITFAAYWIIGFPISYYLGEHTELKAQGVWIGLLAGLTTAAILLYIRFHYLTRRLITKSVSNT, encoded by the coding sequence GTGAATTTAAAGCAGTACACCAGAGAGTTTTCGTATAATTTAAGACTAGCATATCCTATTATTTTAGGAATGGTCGGCCATACTTTAATCGGTATAGTCGATAATATTATGGTGGGTAAATTGGGAAGTACAGAACTTGCCGCGGTTTCTCTTGGTAACAGTATGATTTTCATTGCAATGTCTCTTGGAATTGGATTTTCAACAGCAATTACACCAATTGTTGCAGAGGGAGATGCAGAAAAAAATGACGATAAAATTCGTTCTGCATTTCACCACGGTTTATTCCTTTGTACCATTTTAGGATTATTTCTTTTTGGAGTAATTATGTTTGCAAAACCAATTATGGAATTATTGGAACAGCCTGCAGATGTAATTGTGCTGGCAAAACCATATTTAGGCTGGGTAGCTTTTTCGTTGATTCCGCTAATAATGTATCAAGGATATAAACAGTTTGCAGACGGAATGTCGATGACCAAATATTCGATGTATGCAATGGTAATGGCAAACGTGCTTCACGTAGGTATTAATTATGTTTTGATTTACGGAATTTGGATTTTTCCGAAAATGGGAATTATTGGCGCGGCACTTGGTACCGTAATTTCTAGAATATTTTTGGTGATGTTCATGCATATTATGCTTTCAAGAAGAAATGATTTAAAACGATTCTTTAAAAACTTTAGTTTCGACGAAATCAAGAAATCAACAATTAAAAAAATCATTAGTATCGGATTTCCATCGGCTATGCAGATGCTTTTCGAAGTGGTATTATTTACGGCTTCTATCTGGCTTTGCGGTAATATCGGAAAAACGAGTCAGGCAGCCAATCAAATTGCTTTGAGTCTCGCATCGATGACTTTTATGTTTGCAATGGGATTAAGTGTAACTTCGATGATTCGAGTTAGTAATCAAAGAGGTTTAATGGATTATAAAAAACTGATAGTTGTAGCGAGATCTATTTTCTTGCTTGCCATTATACTAGAAACAGTTTTTGCAATATTCTTTATTATTTTTCATGATTATCTGCCGTATATCTTTTTGAATATGGAAAATACAGGACAAATTTTGGATAACGAAGAAGTAATAAGTATCGCATCAAAATTACTTTTAATCGCAGCGGTTTTTCAAATTTCTGACGGAATTCAAGTCGTAGTTCTAGGTGCATTACGTGGTTTGCAGGATGTTAAAATTCCAATGTATATTACTTTTGCTGCCTATTGGATTATTGGTTTTCCGATATCTTATTATTTAGGAGAACATACAGAATTAAAAGCGCAGGGAGTCTGGATTGGACTTTTGGCAGGTTTAACTACAGCGGCTATTTTACTTTACATCCGCTTTCATTACTTAACAAGGAGATTAATAACAAAATCGGTTTCAAATACCTAA